In Gossypium arboreum isolate Shixiya-1 chromosome 3, ASM2569848v2, whole genome shotgun sequence, the sequence taaacatgaaattagtGTATTGtgaattaaaatttataactGTTAATCCTTCCAACTCGGGTAACTCAGATGAGTCAACCCAATAGTTCATATTGCTAAACTAATAAGGTAGCCCAATATGAAAATCAAcaagtttataatttatatgtatctacaattcaatttcatatgttTACAAATAATTCGATTAACTTTccgattttttaaaataaaaggaccaaatttagATGAACTAAATTAGAAAAAACTAGTttcttaaatttcataaaataaaaatgatgaaattcacaattaaaatttcatagttatattcaatttaaaattGCGACTGTTAATTCTTCCAACTCGGGTGACTCGGATGGCCAACTCAGTAGACTGATCTATCGCCGACCCGATGAAACAACGGCCGAGATTCACTCAAAATCTGTTGTTTATTCTTCATGCCCACGTGGCATCGTCTCTGAAGATCCTCGAATGTAAACAAACGGTCCGAGTTCGACGACGAGTCAGAACGAGACACGACACGGAGAATCTCCTCGAAGAGTGACTCGTCGCATGGGATGGTCAACGGTCCTACGTTATTGAAACCGTACTCTTCTTCGGTTTGTACGAGGAGTGACTTGAAGATTGGATGGTTCAGGTACGTCGCTCGTACGATGTATCTCTTGAGACCGGTCCCCACACAGACAGCCACATGTCCCGCCGGTACATCGGACGGTGCGTGTCCGATGTTGTCATTGGCCGAAATGCGGGCCTTCTTTCGCCATTGCTTCAGCATTTGTCGGATTCGGACAATGTGACGGATTTTCCGGCACTTTCCGGCCCGCTGAGACATTGTTTCCTCAAGAAAGTGACggaaaaaaaaagaggagaggaatgttagtaggaaaagaaaatatatttctCGAGAAAGTGACGGAAAAGAGTGAGCGATGGGAATTTGTTTTCCATTCAAGtttttgagttgaattttgacTGAAGGGTAATGGAGGTGTTATAAAGTCAAGGGTTAAAGCAATTGCCATTGATGTTGGAGATAATTACGAGATTGTATCCATTgctttttttaattatataatcaaatatcATTTAATGAAAATCTCTTCCCTAAAAGTTTCCATCTTATAGTTTAATTTAGGTTAAACTACTTTAGTAGGCATCCAACTATTAGTAcatttctattttggtcacccaaTTATTAGTAAGCTTCTTTTTTGGCCGcccaactatgaaaagttacaaaatgatcactcaaCTGTTCAATTTTGTTTCTTTTGTCACCAACTGACTAATGTAAAAATAGGAACACCTAAAAATCCAAgatagttgggtgaccaaaaaagaagaaattgaatagttgaatgactattttgtaacttttcataattggaTGATTagaaaagaaatttactaatagttgagtgactaCTAGTGTGCTTTATCCTTTAATTTATCAAAATGTAGTGCTAATTAAGAAATTAGTATAGTTATTGATTAACACATaaacttgaaatgttagattttTAATAATGtcaaaatttaacaaattcaAGTAAAAGACTAAGTTCTTAGTTTTCGTGAAGTAGAggaatcaaatttataattagaccaaaagttttttctttttaagttaaCAAGTATAATacaattaaaacataaatataactaTATGTCGATTAATCATAAAATAGTATGAAGTTATTACGGCACAAATAAATTAAGAACTGAAATTTAGTTAACTTATATCGTTTTTTATTATTGTACATACCATCAATATAATCTAATTAACTAAAACGAGAATGTATTCAAatctaaacaaaaagaaaataaatatatccACACTTAATTAAACCCTATATGAAAGCTCATACTCAATTTTaccgttattattattattattattattattattattattatttattattattattatatccaCACATAATGTAACCTTTGCTGATTGAGTATGAGTTCGATTGGCATTGGCATTGTTGCTAGTGTAAAAGGATACGGGTCCAAATGCGTTGAAacacattatcctcttatttaaaagTTGAGGAAGGGCTACAGATAATTATAGGCATTGTATCAAAAAGAGCAGATATGATAGAACATATTGAGATTAatgttcaaaaatatatatatatatatcgacttttatatcaaaatgaatgttttaaacgaaatatttatcatttattttatcgCATTCAAataaaatacataatacttatttttattagtttttttcttcttattttaggATGAACATATTATGTGTGATCCAAGGTTAATGGAACAAGATCAGTTTGGTTAGTTGGATAAGTTGGATCGAGAATCAATTAATACATCAGTCTAAAAAAGAGGTTGAAATGATTTATTGTGAATTGGTACAAATTTGTTGAATCgagtttttctattttttctatttgtaatttttaataatttttttaattaaattaaaccaaTCGATCGGACTGAAAATCGGTGGCCTAACCAATCCAATTACAAAAAACATCAATATAAAAGGAAgggattgtttttatttatttattgtgttttgtagaaatcatgaaaaataaagaaattaagggaaaatgtgcaaattttttttcatgttttctTCTTTCTTAAAAAGGGGATAAATCAGGAAATATCTATAAGGGCaacaaaatggaaaattttcttaAATATTAATCAAATAATTATACTATTTTAATTGCAGGAAAAATATATGCATTAAATCACTATATTAGCTATTAATTGCCATTGTTGGTTCATGATTTTTGTTTATGAGAGGTTAAATTGTGTCACAGGTCCTTATACTTTGGCAAAAGAATTGATTTAGTCCTTgtatttaaaaagataaaaattaatccttttttatttaaaaaccttaatttaatcattaatattATTAGTATTTCTAGTCAAAATTTATCAACTTGACATGTTAATTAGATTGCCCCCGTATCATATTGCACATGGTTCATGGAAGCTAAACATATCAGATTGACAAATTTTgattgaaaatattaataatgccAATGTTTAGGCTAaagtttttaaatataaaaaataagacggttaatttttaaattttttaataataatgattaaatctcaaattttattaTAGTATAACTATCAATAGCATATTTTCACCTTTACAAATTGATTAGATTTTATTTGTCaataaaatgaaaaaacaaaAACCTTATTATCATCTCATAATCCTAA encodes:
- the LOC108475395 gene encoding indole-3-acetic acid-induced protein ARG7-like is translated as MSQRAGKCRKIRHIVRIRQMLKQWRKKARISANDNIGHAPSDVPAGHVAVCVGTGLKRYIVRATYLNHPIFKSLLVQTEEEYGFNNVGPLTIPCDESLFEEILRVVSRSDSSSNSDRLFTFEDLQRRCHVGMKNKQQILSESRPLFHRVGDRSVY